From Salvelinus namaycush isolate Seneca chromosome 2, SaNama_1.0, whole genome shotgun sequence, one genomic window encodes:
- the LOC120024694 gene encoding guanylin-like has protein sequence MKTILSIALMVLALCLVSEAQAVKVQEGDFFFSLESVKKLQELTAEGSNVNRMQNPRLTSTSFASVCANPSLPQEFMPLCMKRGASMSLSRLAAVPMDICEICAFAACTGC, from the exons ATGAAGACCATTCTCTCCATTGCTCTCATGGTCCTGGCTCTCTGTCTGGTGTCTGAAGCCCAAGCTGTCAAAGTACAG GAGGGAGACTTTTTTTTCTCACTGGAATCAGTGAAGAAGCTCCAGGAACTGACAGCAGAGGGCagcaatgtaaacaggatgcagaATCCTCGTCTCACCAGCACCAGCTTTGCTTCTGTCTGTGCTAACCCTTCCCTGCCACAGGAGTTCATGCCCCTTTGCATGAAGAGAGGGGCAAGCATGTCTCTCTCAAGACTAG CTGCTGTGCCTATGGACATCTGTGAGATCTGTGCCTTTGCTGCCTGCACAGGCTGTTAG